The Lolium rigidum isolate FL_2022 chromosome 2, APGP_CSIRO_Lrig_0.1, whole genome shotgun sequence genomic interval TGCAGTAAACCCGCACTTCTGTTCTCAAAATCAGGATATGTAGATGTACTAAAAACCACCGAATTCATTGGTGCCACACAATCAGATTCATCAGTAGCTGGAGGTCCTCTAGAGTGCACATACGTCACCATCTCAGAGTTTGCTGCAGAGCTCAACTTGCTTTTTGAGTGACATGAGCCCTTGAGGGATTGGAGCCGTCCACCTACAAATCCACCAACAAGTAGGCAGCTAAACCATAGATTGCTTTTTGAGTGACACGAGCGTCCCTAAGATACTGACAAGTACACCAACAACGGAGAAGATAGCGAAGATGGTTCTCTTGTTCTTGTAAAAAAACGCATAAACCTTGATCTGCATCTGCCTCTTGACCTTGTACTTCTCGATTTCCATCATGATGCGGACATAGCAGTTGGATCCACGTAGGGGAAGGCTCTGAAGTCTCGTGAAGAATGTCAGCGCGTCCTTGTTGAtgagccctgctcctccttggagGAGATGCTTGGTCCGCAGCTCATGCACGTCCTCCTCCCTATGCACTAGcagggagaggaggagaaggtacGAGCAGACGGCAGAGTCTTCTGGCTCAGCTTCCTGGAAATTGGAGGTCGTGCACAGCTCGAGAGCCGCCATGTTGATGAGGAAGCTGGCACGTTCGTCGTCCAGCGACAGCGGCGCCATGGAGAGCTCGGCGAAGATCCCTCTCTTGTTGACGCCCATATGGATGAGCTCCGTTGTTTCTTCATTGGCTTTGAGCTTGATGCCGTTTTCGGCAAGTTCAATGGCACTCACAGAAAATGATATCATGTTGGTTTTCActtgagttggtggcttggtgttgcCTTTTCCCACAATGTAGAACCGAAGGAGGCCAAGGAGATGTGGTGGCTCGAAGCTATCATCCAACACAAGAGGCTGTTCGCCAAGAACCTTGCGGTCCTGCAGGTACTGTTTCCAGAACGCGACGAAGGGTTCCAAGTCAACGGGCCTGAACCTCAAGACGGCCTCTACCACACGCCAGGGGATCTGGTTCTCGAGCAGCACGATGTCATGGCGGATGGCCTTGCGGTTGAAGTCGATGAAGCCACGCAACGATGGGTCCATGGTGCCGGAACCATCCGTTCTACAAGCAAAGTACTGCACCAAGAAACACGCATCATAGAACATCATATGAAGGAAGTCCTCTTCGCTGATACCTGCCATCACATCCTTGTCGTATAGGCTGCGGGCATCGTATGCAGCGGAGACAAC includes:
- the LOC124686190 gene encoding UPF0481 protein At3g47200-like; the protein is MEPAAAWIPFDIQPSNWTMEYAGWAPGYPVELESTETFGNSWLQTSSGGRMVEYAAATDDDSIDKAAQEFEAYFHNMGMKIPINPIHVFEDAAREFKVDIDMMKMKIHMYPPSIQVFDDKFFTIPRLVAIGPYHHGQNQLKQAEKAKCVAAYHCIMESGHSVQDMYDAVVSAAYDARSLYDKDVMAGISEEDFLHMMFYDACFLVQYFACRTDGSGTMDPSLRGFIDFNRKAIRHDIVLLENQIPWRVVEAVLRFRPVDLEPFVAFWKQYLQDRKVLGEQPLVLDDSFEPPHLLGLLRFYIVGKGNTKPPTQVKTNMISFSVSAIELAENGIKLKANEETTELIHMGVNKRGIFAELSMAPLSLDDERASFLINMAALELCTTSNFQEAEPEDSAVCSYLLLLSLLVHREEDVHELRTKHLLQGGAGLINKDALTFFTRLQSLPLRGSNCYVRIMMEIEKYKVKRQMQIKVYAFFYKNKRTIFAIFSVVGVLVSILGTLVSLKKQSMV